Proteins co-encoded in one Sphingopyxis sp. BE259 genomic window:
- a CDS encoding D-alanine--D-alanine ligase, translated as MSRGPLHVAVLMGGWSAERDVSLMSGNGVADALESRGHKVTRIDMDRNVAQKLAEAKPDVVFNALHGVPGEDGTVQGMLDLMGLKYTHSGLVTSVIAIDKELTKQALVPHGIPMPTGTMVDSESLYSIDPLPRPYVLKPVNEGSSVGVAIVKDDSNYGNPIARGAVGPWQEFDRLLAEPFIKGRELTVAVLGDRALAVTELRVKSGFYDYDAKYTDGLTEHVCPADVPADVAQRMMDLALQSHRLLGCKGASRSDFRWDDEHGLAGIFLLEVNTQPGMTPLSLVPEQARAVGLDYAELVERIVGEAL; from the coding sequence GCATGTCGCCGTCCTTATGGGCGGTTGGTCGGCCGAGCGCGACGTGTCGCTGATGAGTGGCAATGGCGTCGCCGACGCGCTCGAAAGCCGCGGCCATAAGGTCACCCGCATCGACATGGACCGGAACGTCGCTCAGAAACTCGCCGAGGCGAAGCCCGACGTTGTGTTCAACGCGCTCCACGGCGTCCCCGGCGAAGACGGCACCGTGCAGGGAATGCTCGACCTGATGGGGCTCAAATACACCCACAGCGGCCTTGTCACCTCGGTCATCGCGATCGACAAGGAATTGACGAAGCAGGCGCTGGTGCCGCATGGTATTCCGATGCCGACGGGGACCATGGTCGACAGCGAAAGCCTTTATTCCATCGACCCTTTGCCGCGCCCCTATGTGCTGAAACCCGTCAACGAAGGATCGTCAGTCGGCGTCGCGATCGTCAAGGACGACAGCAATTACGGCAACCCGATCGCGCGCGGCGCCGTCGGCCCCTGGCAGGAATTCGATCGCCTGCTCGCCGAACCCTTTATCAAGGGCCGCGAACTGACCGTCGCGGTGCTTGGCGACCGGGCACTCGCGGTCACCGAACTGCGCGTCAAATCCGGTTTCTACGATTATGATGCCAAATATACCGATGGCCTTACCGAGCATGTCTGCCCCGCCGATGTCCCCGCCGACGTCGCACAGCGGATGATGGACCTGGCGTTGCAATCGCACCGCCTGCTCGGCTGCAAGGGCGCATCGCGCTCGGATTTTCGTTGGGATGACGAACATGGGCTCGCGGGGATTTTCCTGCTCGAAGTCAACACCCAGCCAGGGATGACGCCGCTCAGCCTGGTGCCTGAGCAGGCACGCGCGGTAGGTCTGGATTATGCCGAACTGGTCGAACGCATCGTGGGGGAAGCGTTATGA